One genomic window of Cydia fagiglandana chromosome 20, ilCydFagi1.1, whole genome shotgun sequence includes the following:
- the LOC134674566 gene encoding putative nuclease HARBI1 — protein sequence MSVYIEEVTTALNHPNILKMFINFPTTRQERDDIRHSFFNKYGIPGVIGSIDCSHFKIFTPKKEEEHLYFCRKHYHSMNVQMICDQDCKILSINAKFGGAAHDSFIWENSNVNNYIQSLHRRNEIVWLLGDSGYPQRPWLMTPYLNPTPNSIEETFNAAHTSARVVIENTFGRLKNRWRCVHRDRNLHYRPEKCSQIIIACSVLHNIALKYNVPDPEEICEQDQEFHREEVVLEDGGASDLLMGRALRDQLARRLASRRS from the exons ATGAGTGTTTATATTGAAGAAGTAACAACCGCTTTGAACCACCCCAATATTCTAAAAATGTTTATCAATTTTCCAACCACACGCCAAGAAAGAGATGACATTAGACACAG ttttttcaataaatatgGAATCCCAGGGGTGATAGGAAGCATTGACTGCAGccacttcaagatatttacaccCAAAAAGGAAGAAGAACACTTATATTTCTGTAGAAAGCATTATCACTCAATGAATGTACAAATG ATATGTGATCAGGATTGTAAAATTTTATCCATTAATGCTAAGTTTGGAGGTGCAGCCCATGATTCTTTCATATGGGAAAATAGTAATGTTAACAATTATATACAGTCTTTACACAGGCGTAATGAAATTGTCTGGCTTTTAG GTGATTCTGGTTACCCTCAACGGCCATGGCTGATGACACCATATTTAAACCCAACTCCCAACTCTATTGAAGAAACCTTCAATGCAGCCCACACTTCTGCAAGAGTTGTCATTGAAAACACTTTTGGGCGATTGAAGAACCGTTGGCGCTGTGTACACCGAGATAGAAATTTACATTATAGGCCAGAAAAATGCTCACAAATTATTATAGCATGTTCTGTGCTACACAACATTGCCTTAAAGTACAATGTTCCGGATCCCGAAGAGATATGTGAACAAGATCAAG AATTTCATCGAGAGGAAGTGGTGTTGGAAGATGGAGGTGCTAGCGATTTATTAATGGGGAGAGCACTACGGGATCAGTTAGCTAGAAGACTTGCATCAAGACGGTCATAG